The Ciona intestinalis unplaced genomic scaffold, KH HT001077.1, whole genome shotgun sequence DNA window tcaaacaagcagagcaaaagtgtattgcattcaccacattaatcaatacaATACTAGGCACCTAATGGTCCCGTTAGGTGACTTCcacattttctttaaattaaactcGACAACCCGATTTTCATCAGGTGTGATCGTCGCACACTTGATACCGACGTTAAACTTCTTGATCGCTTCCGCTGCTTCAACTGTCACTTTATCCTCGGTGGCGTCGCGATTCTCAACAGAAAGATCAAAACTAACGAAGTGTTTGAATGTAAGTGAATGCAACTGTAtaaacgtatgtaacttgtttatcctagcatggcggggcaacaacagtcgttataacacgggtgttctgtttcatacacctcgtacccgcttacaagttaccacatatgtaacttagtgcaaaataaacaaccaCCCCACCCCCAACAACTCACCATTTCACCTCAAGATCAACATAGGGAAAAATCAACTTTTCTTTGATAAGTTCCCAAATAATCCGAGTCATCTCATCTCCTTTCAACTCAACAACATTTCCACCGATAATTTTCGACATTTTAACTGATTATTTATTCTTAACCTAACACAAAACAAGATGGGAATAATATTCACTAAAACTTAAACCAAACGCTcgttaaacaacaaacacgcATGCAAAATATGACATTATTAATTTCAGAGTTTGAACCCAATATTCCCtgccattgttacatcacaatcaaaCAATGATGTTGGGAAGTCTAGAATGAGCAATGTCACAATCCAAACAATATGTTTGCTTTGAATCAACACGACGTCTTTTTTCCTTATGAAGTCTCAGCTTCTACCAAGTCAGTCCCACCAACTTGAACAATCTCCAGCTCGGGACTGTCGGGTCCGCTCTGCTCGTGGATGATTTCTTCAATGTTCGGATCCATGTCGTGGCCCACATTATGCCTAACCTGCCCAACTTGCCCGACTGGCCCAACTTGCCCCGCCTGCTCTACATGTTCCAAACCATGCTCCAGATGCTCCACACTTTGCTCCTCCTTCTCACCAATCTCCTGCATCATCTGTTCCTCCATGTTGGTAACCATGGAAACCGGGACAACGGAGTGTGTGAGAATATGCCGTCTCAGATCCCCTGGTCCAATGAACCCTTTGTTGCAGTATTGACATCTATGTTTATAATCCTTGGTGTGTTGGCTGATCACATGTTGCCGTAGATTTCCGACGTGCGTGAACGCACCGTGACAATAGTCACACTTGAACGGCTTCTCGCCAGTGTGGAGCCGTTGGTGGGTGACACAGTGACCGTGTTGTACGAAGGTTTTCTCAcagaagttacatttatatggCCGTTCACCTGTGTGGGTTCGCATGTGTGTACGCAGGTTACTTGCGTGCCCGAATGAATATCCGCACTCCTTGCAAGTGTAAGGTTTAATATTCTGGTGTTTCATAGCAATGTGTGCAAGAAGTGTGCCGTGTGCTTTGAATCTACCATCGCAAATCCCACAAATATAAGGTTTCTCATCAGAGTGTGTTCGCATATGCTGCACAACACCAGCCTTTTGATTGAAAGCTTTCCCGCAAATTTGGCATTGAAACGGTTTCTCTTTCGTATGAACCCTCAGATGTTGTTCGACTGATGGTTtcgttttatttgaataattaCAAACTGGGCAATGAAACTTTCCATCTCTAAACTTGACGGGATGAACCTCCTTCACGTGTTGAACAAACCTTGCATGGGATTCGAACGCGAGcgaacaaataaaacattgtttcatCTTTACCGAGGTGAGTCGTCCATGTTGTTTGAACGCTTCCTCGAAACTGACCCCCTCCAACTTGATCTCCCCTCCATCATCATCTTGTAAAACTTCCTCAAGGAATATTTGGTCATCGTCGTAACTGCCGTCATTAACATCAATCACAATCGTCGTTGCTTTGTCGCCGATCATTACCAAAGTTTCCTCCAAATCTTGAACACTCGGTGTCGCTTCATCATCAGCCATTTTCAAtctgttgaaaatatttatgagAAGATAAAAGTTTAGGTGACGGTGTACAATTCTACCACGGCAACACAAACAGGTTCGAGAACCGATGTTAAAGTTGAACAAGAATATTGTGGTTTTTTATATAGGTTTGCTGGGAAAAGTTGACTAATATTTAATCCATAAATTGTAGGATTTTAATTTCTATAATTAACCATTACCAAGGTTCTTCTAATGCAGCATATTGTCGCACAATATATGTgtgcaataaattaaataaacaataaagcAGTTGTGGTGCAACAGTAAGAATATGCGCCGGTGTggtgtgaaaataaaatgtttgaaatcaattaccttaaaaaaaataaacgcaAACGTAGATGTCACgtgtttcatttaatattttaaatatttttgttcattaattttaaagtccTCTAACATAGttgatttaattaatttcaacaaataaacattaaaagttacgtttttttgttttaattttccaacAAACGCAATTTTAACGTTAACATAGAAATTTATGATTCcagtagaaataaaatatcgcATAACAGGTTAAACATGGATACATCATATTTAAACATCACATAGACAATCATATAACCACCACAGACAtagtttttatcaaaacttaCCTTGTAAACGTAAACTAAAACACTTTTAGGATCAGTTTACTGAAACAAAAATGGCGGCTTGGACAAAACGACGGTTTGCCTTGAAAGAATTTCGATGACGTTTCAGTGCTTCCAGATacttttttcataattttccCGCCTATTTTTGCAAATTAAAAGTGTTCgcacatatttataatttcaaaaaaaatattaaaaaactttttttagattCATCTCCAAACATTAACTGTACGTAGAAACGGATTGCCAAACCAAACGAAAGTAGCAATTTAGTGGTTTAAATATGAACTTTTTATCAAGTTACACCACGGTTGTGGGAACGCTTAGTTTAGTTTCAG harbors:
- the zf(c2h2)-10 gene encoding zinc finger protein isoform X1; the protein is MADDEATPSVQDLEETLVMIGDKATTIVIDVNDGSYDDDQIFLEEVLQDDDGGEIKLEGVSFEEAFKQHGRLTSVKMKQCFICSLAFESHARFVQHVKEVHPVKFRDGKFHCPVCNYSNKTKPSVEQHLRVHTKEKPFQCQICGKAFNQKAGVVQHMRTHSDEKPYICGICDGRFKAHGTLLAHIAMKHQNIKPYTCKECGYSFGHASNLRTHMRTHTGERPYKCNFCEKTFVQHGHCVTHQRLHTGEKPFKCDYCHGAFTHVGNLRQHVISQHTKDYKHRCQYCNKGFIGPGDLRRHILTHSVVPVSMVTNMEEQMMQEIGEKEEQSVEHLEHGLEHVEQAGQVGPVGQVGQVRHNVGHDMDPNIEEIIHEQSGPDSPELEIVQVGGTDLVEAETS
- the zf(c2h2)-10 gene encoding zinc finger protein (The RefSeq protein has 1 substitution compared to this genomic sequence) — protein: MADDEATPSVQDLEETLVMIGDKATTIVIDVNDGSYDDDQIFLEEVLQDDDGGEIKLEGVSFEEAFKQHGRLTSVKMKQCFICSLAFESHARFVQHVKEVHPVKFRDGKFHCPVCNYSNKTKPSVEQHLRVHTKEKPFQCQICGKAFNQKAGVVQHMRTHSDEKPYICGICDGRFKAHGTLLAHIAMKHQNIKPYTCKECGYSFGHASNLRTHMRTHTGERPYKCNFCEKTFVQHGHCVTHQRLHTGEKPFKCDYCHGAFTHVGNLRQHVISQHTKDYKHRCQYCNKGFIGPGDLRRHILTHSVVPVSMVTNMEEQMLQEIGEKEEQSVEHLEHGLEHVEQAGQVGPVGQVGQVRHNVGHDMDPNIEEIIHEQSGPDSPELEIVQVGGTDLVEAETS